Proteins from one Sabethes cyaneus chromosome 2, idSabCyanKW18_F2, whole genome shotgun sequence genomic window:
- the LOC128737029 gene encoding elongation of very long chain fatty acids protein 4-like produces MLVLRYLASFYHYVNYEVSDSRVSNWLLMETPWPGLALLGFYLMFVLKWGPKWMENRKPLKIDLVIRVYNLVQVFICFFLFVEGWRLGYMRDYNVLCQPVNYSNDEVPLTIARRCHIYFLVKVMDLLDTVFFVVRKKQNQVSFLHVYHHTGMVMLSWSGVKWFPGGHAVFMGFLNSFVHVVMYYYYFLTSVSPKYKGNVWWKKHITQLQIIQFGLIFLQWFALIFQPNCEFPKWPLFVLLPQNLFMFALFLDFYYQAYIKKKPTTKVTEQKTIETKTALQTMHVEKAMISIHTD; encoded by the exons ATGTTGGTTCTACGGTATTTAGCTTCTTTCTATCACTATGTGAACTACGAAGTCAGCG ATTCACGTGTGAGCAATTGGTTGTTAATGGAAACCCCATGGCCCGGTCTGGCACTGCTAGGTTTCTATCTGATGTTCGTCCTCAAGTGGGGTCCGAAGTGGATGGAGAACCGGAAACCCTTGAAGATTGACCTCGTGATCCGTGTGTATAATTTGGTGCaggtgttcatttgctttttccTGTTTGTGGAG GGCTGGCGATTGGGATACATGCGAGATTACAACGTGCTCTGCCAGCCGGTGAATTATTCCAACGATGAGGTGCCCCTGACGATTGCCCGACGGTGTCACATATATTTTCTGGTTAAAGTAATGGATCTTCTCGATACCGTATTTTTCGTGGTGCGGAAGAAACAGAATCAGGTTAGCTTTCTGCACGTTTATCACCACACGGGAATGGTGATGCTTTCCTGGAGTGGAGTAAAATGGTTCCCAG GCGGCCACGCGGTGTTCATGGGATTCCTCAACAGCTTCGTCCACGTTGTcatgtattattattatttcctCACATCCGTCAGTCCAAAATATAAGGGAAATGTTTGGTGGAAGAAACACATAACTCAACTACAGATT ATCCAGTTTGGACTCATCTTTCTGCAGTGGTTCGCGCTGATTTTTCAACCGAACTGCGAATTCCCTAAGTGGCCGCTATTTGTGCTTCTACCGCAAAATCTGTTCATGTTTGCACTGTTCCTAGATTTTTACTATCAAGCATACATTAAAAAGAAACCTACCACGAAGGTTACAGAACAGAAAACAATCGAAACGAAGACCGCTCTTCAAACAATGCATGTCGAAAAAGCTATGATTAGCATTCACACAGATTAG